In a single window of the Actinomycetota bacterium genome:
- the sufC gene encoding Fe-S cluster assembly ATPase SufC has product MSTLAIRGVEAAVGDVQILHGINLTVSSGEVHAVMGPNGAGKTTLSSVVMGRPGYQVLAGSVELDGIDLLALPAWQRAVAGLHLVMQYPTEVPGVSLEEVLSEALGARGRSIAGLEATVKAEAARIGFDDSLLQRSLNVDLSGGEKKRSETLQLTLLDPKIAILDELDSGLDIDALRDCARRIQEITTERGLGLLVITHYSRLLTELHPHFVHIMVKGRIVASGGPELADALERDGYGAFVPDGEITS; this is encoded by the coding sequence ATGAGCACGCTGGCGATCAGAGGGGTCGAGGCCGCCGTCGGTGACGTGCAGATCCTCCACGGCATCAACCTCACGGTGTCGTCCGGAGAGGTGCACGCCGTGATGGGGCCGAACGGCGCCGGCAAGACCACGCTGTCGTCGGTGGTGATGGGCCGCCCCGGCTACCAGGTGCTCGCCGGGTCGGTGGAGCTCGACGGGATCGATCTGCTCGCCCTGCCGGCCTGGCAGCGGGCGGTGGCCGGGCTCCACCTGGTGATGCAGTATCCGACAGAGGTGCCCGGGGTGAGCCTCGAAGAGGTGCTGTCCGAGGCCCTCGGTGCCCGCGGGCGAAGCATCGCGGGGCTCGAAGCGACGGTGAAGGCAGAGGCCGCACGCATCGGCTTCGACGACAGCCTGCTGCAGCGGTCCCTGAACGTCGACCTGTCCGGGGGAGAGAAGAAGCGCAGCGAGACCCTGCAGCTCACCTTGCTCGACCCGAAGATCGCCATCCTCGACGAGCTCGACTCCGGTCTCGACATCGACGCGCTGCGTGACTGCGCGCGGCGCATCCAGGAGATCACGACCGAGCGTGGCCTCGGCCTGCTCGTGATCACCCACTACAGCCGGCTGCTCACCGAACTGCACCCTCACTTCGTGCACATCATGGTGAAGGGCCGGATCGTCGCGAGCGGCGGGCCCGAGCTCGCCGACGCGCTGGAGCGTGACGGCTACGGTGCCTTCGTGCCCGACGGCGAGATCACTTCCTGA
- a CDS encoding Rieske 2Fe-2S domain-containing protein, with translation MTAEPTVVCALADLAPGTARRVEVDGVAVAVVRIGDDVYAIGDTCSHGNASLAEGEVWCDERELECPKHGSMFSLTTGEPATLPATQPVPVFVAAVVGNDVVVSSVVVSSVVGSSGVGSSGVGSSGVEEAR, from the coding sequence ATGACCGCCGAACCGACGGTCGTCTGCGCGCTCGCCGATCTCGCGCCCGGCACGGCTCGGCGAGTGGAGGTCGACGGCGTCGCCGTCGCCGTCGTGCGCATCGGTGACGACGTGTACGCCATCGGTGACACCTGCAGCCACGGCAACGCCTCGCTGGCCGAGGGCGAGGTGTGGTGCGACGAGCGCGAGCTCGAGTGCCCCAAGCACGGCAGCATGTTCAGCCTCACCACAGGGGAGCCGGCCACGTTGCCGGCCACCCAGCCGGTGCCCGTGTTCGTGGCCGCCGTGGTCGGCAACGACGTCGTCGTGTCGTCGGTGGTCGTGTCGTCGGTGGTCGGGTCGTCGGGGGTCGGGTCGTCGGGGGTCGGGTCGTCGGGGGTCGAGGAGGCGCGATGA
- the sufD gene encoding Fe-S cluster assembly protein SufD, protein MRALTPQAARQLPGPWSDQRVAAAERVAAAAMPSPDEEIWRYSRIAELDLDRFAPVAPHTVVVGGDQLVAAIDEVDVVGGEAPDLFAELNTAFMAPLVVRVPPGQVLAEPIVVTHTVAGEGTAHFPRLVIDAGADSEVTVVERFVSPNGDRALVVPMLQVRAAQAARVRYLAVNELGPRVWQIGHQRSVGERDSTTLLATVALGGDYARVRTEATLVGQGASTKQVALYFAGGTQMHDFRTVQDHAAPRTYSDLLFKGAVLDSAKSVYTGLIKIRNEAKGSQAFQTNRNLTLSEGAWAESVPNLEIETNDVKCSHASTVGPIDAEQRFYLESRGVPPQVAERLVVLGFFDEVLAQLPAGDLAGELRARVAAKLLSHLDDLDAQVVGR, encoded by the coding sequence GTGCGTGCGCTAACCCCTCAAGCGGCGCGACAGCTCCCCGGGCCGTGGAGCGACCAGCGCGTCGCTGCCGCCGAGCGTGTCGCCGCCGCCGCGATGCCGTCGCCCGACGAAGAGATCTGGCGCTACAGCAGGATCGCCGAGCTCGACCTCGACCGCTTCGCCCCGGTCGCGCCGCACACCGTGGTGGTCGGCGGCGACCAGCTCGTCGCCGCGATCGACGAGGTCGACGTGGTCGGCGGGGAAGCGCCGGATCTGTTCGCCGAGCTGAACACCGCGTTCATGGCCCCGCTCGTCGTGCGGGTTCCGCCGGGCCAGGTGCTCGCCGAGCCGATCGTCGTCACCCACACCGTCGCCGGCGAGGGTACGGCCCACTTCCCGCGGCTCGTGATCGACGCCGGTGCCGACAGCGAGGTGACCGTCGTCGAGCGCTTCGTCTCCCCGAACGGCGACCGGGCGCTCGTCGTGCCGATGCTGCAGGTACGTGCCGCGCAAGCGGCCCGGGTGAGGTACCTCGCCGTCAACGAGCTGGGTCCCCGGGTGTGGCAGATCGGCCACCAGCGTTCCGTCGGCGAGCGTGACTCGACGACGCTGCTCGCCACGGTCGCGCTCGGCGGCGACTACGCGCGGGTGCGCACCGAGGCCACCCTCGTTGGCCAGGGAGCCAGCACCAAGCAGGTGGCGCTCTACTTCGCCGGGGGCACGCAGATGCACGACTTCCGCACCGTCCAGGACCACGCCGCGCCACGCACCTACAGCGACCTGCTGTTCAAGGGGGCGGTGCTGGACTCGGCGAAGAGCGTCTACACCGGTCTGATCAAGATCCGCAACGAGGCCAAGGGGTCGCAGGCGTTCCAGACCAACCGCAACCTGACCCTGTCCGAGGGGGCCTGGGCCGAGAGCGTGCCCAACCTGGAGATCGAGACGAACGACGTGAAGTGCAGCCACGCCTCGACGGTCGGCCCGATCGACGCCGAGCAGCGCTTCTACCTGGAGAGCCGCGGCGTGCCGCCGCAGGTGGCCGAGCGGCTGGTGGTGCTCGGGTTCTTCGACGAGGTGCTCGCGCAACTGCCCGCCGGCGACCTTGCCGGCGAGCTGCGCGCCAGGGTCGCGGCCAAGTTGCTCTCGCATCTGGACGACCTCGACGCGCAGGTGGTGGGTCGATGA
- the sufB gene encoding Fe-S cluster assembly protein SufB has product MTAFDLDLTKYSLGWSDDVEYAFTPQKGLNAGVVEQISWWKGEPDWMTKFRRRSLSLFERKPMLAWFAANMPDIDFQDIYYYLKPATDQVDEWDDLPEQMKTTYERLGIPEAERQYLAGVTAQYESEVVFHRNREDLAKQGILFCDMDTALREYPDLVKQYFGTVIPPGDNKFAALNSSVWSGGSFIYVPPGVECEMPLQAYFRINAENAGQFERTLIIADEGAKVHYIEGCSAPVYTSDALHSAVVEIIVKPSARVTYTTIQNWSPNVYNLVTKRARVEAEGHMEWIDGNIGSKLTMKYPSVYLVGPKATGEVLSVAYAGAGQHQDAGAKMIHAASETTSKIVSKSISKDGGITTYRGLVRVDEGAHGCKSHVRCDALILDDGSESRTLPYMEVGERDAEIGHEATVSKIADEQLFYLMSRGLSQEQAMSMVVNGFIEPVTRTLPMEYAVEWSRLIELQMEGSVG; this is encoded by the coding sequence ATGACCGCGTTCGACCTCGACCTCACCAAGTACTCGCTCGGCTGGAGCGACGACGTCGAGTACGCCTTCACCCCGCAAAAGGGCCTCAACGCGGGCGTCGTCGAGCAGATCTCGTGGTGGAAGGGCGAACCCGACTGGATGACCAAGTTCCGTCGGCGCTCCCTGTCGCTCTTCGAGCGCAAGCCGATGCTGGCCTGGTTCGCCGCGAACATGCCCGACATCGACTTCCAGGACATCTACTACTACCTGAAGCCGGCGACCGACCAGGTCGACGAGTGGGACGACCTGCCCGAGCAGATGAAGACGACTTACGAGCGCCTCGGCATTCCGGAGGCCGAGCGCCAGTACCTGGCCGGCGTCACGGCCCAGTACGAGTCCGAGGTCGTGTTCCACCGCAACCGCGAAGACCTGGCCAAGCAGGGGATCCTGTTCTGCGACATGGACACCGCCCTGCGCGAGTACCCCGACCTCGTGAAGCAGTACTTCGGCACGGTGATCCCCCCCGGCGACAACAAGTTCGCGGCGCTGAACTCCTCGGTGTGGTCCGGCGGCTCGTTCATCTACGTACCTCCCGGGGTCGAGTGCGAGATGCCGCTGCAGGCCTACTTCCGCATCAACGCCGAGAACGCCGGCCAGTTCGAGCGCACGCTGATCATCGCCGACGAGGGCGCGAAGGTGCACTACATCGAGGGCTGCTCGGCGCCGGTGTACACGAGCGACGCCCTGCACTCCGCGGTGGTCGAGATCATCGTCAAGCCCAGTGCGCGCGTCACCTACACGACCATCCAGAACTGGTCGCCGAACGTCTACAACCTGGTCACGAAGCGGGCGCGGGTAGAGGCCGAGGGACACATGGAGTGGATCGACGGCAACATCGGTTCCAAGTTGACGATGAAGTACCCGAGCGTCTACCTCGTCGGCCCGAAGGCCACCGGTGAGGTGTTGTCCGTCGCCTACGCGGGCGCCGGCCAGCACCAAGACGCCGGCGCCAAGATGATCCACGCCGCCTCGGAGACCACGTCGAAGATCGTCTCCAAGTCGATCTCCAAAGACGGCGGGATCACCACCTATCGCGGCCTGGTGCGCGTCGACGAGGGTGCCCACGGCTGCAAGAGCCATGTGCGCTGCGACGCGCTGATCCTGGACGACGGTTCGGAGAGCCGCACCCTGCCCTACATGGAGGTCGGTGAGCGCGACGCCGAGATCGGCCACGAGGCGACGGTCTCGAAGATCGCCGACGAGCAGCTCTTCTACCTGATGAGCCGCGGGCTGTCGCAGGAACAGGCGATGTCGATGGTCGTCAACGGGTTCATCGAACCGGTCACTCGCACGCTGCCGATGGAGTACGCGGTGGAGTGGAGCCGCCTGATCGAGTTGCAGATGGAAGGCAGCGTCGGCTGA
- a CDS encoding S9 family peptidase, with amino-acid sequence MNAGVAPTAQTVVHTWDRPTGPVEDRWAWLRDRDDPATIAYLEAENAYAAAWFAPHERLVEDLFGEIRSRTQETDQSVPVRKDDWWYVSRTVEGLAYAIHCRGDSADTAGRDVLLDENVEAAARRDDGDGDGDGDGEDYFALGAFDVSYDHSLLAWSADRDGGEHFTLRVRDLATGLDLADELHDTTYGGTAWSLDGSHLYYVTADEQERPWRVWRHELGTAQADDTLVYEDPDERFYVSVELTRSGEWIVIESASKLSSEVRLVPAADPLAAPRIVRARQADHEYQVDHWGDRFVVLTNEAAEDFRVMTAPLGDPGAWTELIAHVPGRRITRVEAFSTHLVLHEWSEAQPRLRIVGRDAASTTVDLGTEPHDVELDANPEWTAQTLRFTYQSMTTPRRVVERDLATGEHRVLKQTPTPNVDLSRYVATREWATAPDGTSVPVDVMRLAGAVADGSAPCLLYAYGSYEYSLAPWFSVARLSLVDRGWTWALAHPRGGGELGRRWYLEGKLLAKRNTFEDTIACAEHLVAAGWSAPARIAVRGGSAGGLLVGACVTMRPELWGAAVAEVPFVDIVSTMSDPSLPLTVTEWEEWGDPRSEPYASYMQSYSPYDNTVSAVYPPMYITAGLNDPRVGFHEPAKWTAKLRALSTGDAPIVFKCEMGAGHGGPSGRYDTWRDEARVGAFLLAVLGP; translated from the coding sequence GTGAACGCTGGCGTTGCTCCGACCGCGCAGACGGTCGTCCACACCTGGGACCGCCCGACCGGGCCAGTGGAAGACCGGTGGGCCTGGCTGCGCGATCGGGACGACCCCGCGACCATCGCCTACTTGGAAGCAGAGAACGCATACGCCGCGGCGTGGTTCGCGCCTCACGAGCGCCTCGTCGAGGACCTGTTCGGCGAGATCCGCTCACGCACCCAGGAGACCGACCAGAGCGTGCCGGTGCGCAAGGACGATTGGTGGTACGTGAGCCGCACTGTCGAAGGTCTCGCTTACGCCATCCATTGCCGCGGCGACAGCGCCGACACCGCGGGGCGCGACGTGCTGCTGGACGAGAACGTCGAGGCCGCCGCCCGCCGTGACGACGGCGACGGCGACGGCGACGGCGACGGCGAGGACTACTTCGCGCTCGGCGCGTTCGACGTGAGCTACGACCACTCGCTGCTCGCTTGGTCGGCCGACCGCGACGGCGGCGAGCACTTCACGCTGCGCGTGCGCGATCTCGCCACGGGGCTCGACCTCGCCGACGAGCTCCACGACACCACGTACGGGGGCACGGCGTGGTCGCTCGACGGCAGTCACCTCTACTACGTCACCGCGGACGAGCAGGAACGCCCGTGGCGGGTCTGGCGCCACGAGCTCGGCACCGCCCAGGCCGACGACACGCTCGTGTACGAGGACCCCGACGAGCGGTTCTACGTGTCGGTCGAGCTGACGCGCAGCGGGGAGTGGATCGTGATCGAGTCCGCCTCCAAGCTGTCGAGCGAGGTGCGCCTCGTGCCCGCCGCCGACCCGCTCGCCGCGCCCCGGATCGTGCGCGCCAGGCAGGCCGACCACGAGTACCAGGTCGACCACTGGGGTGACCGCTTCGTGGTGCTGACCAACGAGGCCGCCGAGGACTTCCGGGTGATGACCGCCCCGCTCGGCGATCCTGGCGCCTGGACCGAGCTGATCGCCCACGTGCCGGGCCGGCGGATCACCCGCGTCGAGGCCTTCTCCACCCACCTCGTGCTGCACGAGTGGTCCGAAGCCCAGCCCCGCCTGCGCATCGTCGGTAGGGACGCCGCCTCGACGACCGTCGATCTCGGCACCGAGCCCCACGACGTGGAGCTCGACGCCAACCCGGAGTGGACGGCGCAGACCCTGCGGTTCACCTACCAGAGCATGACCACGCCGCGGCGCGTCGTGGAGCGCGACCTCGCCACCGGTGAGCACCGGGTGCTGAAGCAGACCCCGACGCCGAACGTCGATCTCTCTCGCTACGTGGCGACGCGGGAGTGGGCCACCGCGCCTGACGGCACGTCGGTGCCCGTCGACGTGATGCGCCTCGCCGGTGCCGTCGCCGACGGCAGCGCACCCTGCCTGCTGTACGCGTACGGCAGCTACGAGTACTCGCTCGCTCCCTGGTTCAGCGTCGCGCGCCTCTCGCTCGTCGACCGGGGTTGGACGTGGGCGCTCGCCCACCCGCGCGGCGGGGGTGAGCTCGGCCGCAGGTGGTACCTCGAGGGCAAGCTGCTCGCCAAGCGCAACACGTTCGAAGACACGATCGCCTGCGCCGAGCACCTCGTCGCCGCCGGTTGGTCAGCGCCCGCCCGCATCGCGGTGAGGGGCGGCAGCGCCGGGGGCCTGCTCGTCGGAGCGTGCGTCACGATGCGACCCGAGCTGTGGGGGGCTGCGGTGGCCGAGGTGCCCTTCGTCGACATCGTCTCGACGATGAGTGATCCGTCGCTGCCGCTCACCGTCACCGAGTGGGAGGAGTGGGGGGATCCACGCTCGGAGCCGTACGCCTCATACATGCAGTCGTACTCCCCGTACGACAACACCGTGTCCGCCGTGTACCCCCCGATGTACATCACCGCCGGGTTGAACGACCCGCGGGTGGGCTTCCACGAACCGGCCAAGTGGACGGCGAAGCTCCGCGCGCTCAGCACCGGCGACGCGCCGATCGTGTTCAAGTGCGAGATGGGCGCCGGCCACGGGGGTCCGAGCGGGCGCTACGACACCTGGCGCGACGAGGCCCGCGTCGGCGCGTTCTTGCTCGCCGTGCTCGGGCCCTGA
- a CDS encoding flavin reductase family protein: protein MDSAQFRQVLGHFPTGVTVITGLDAEGNPRGVTIGSFTSVSLDPPLVGFLPGKSSTSWPAIAETGRFLVNVLGSNQGELCWRFAKDSESRCDGLEWVPAPSGLPILPGVVAWIDCSIEHVYEMGDHWFVLGRVNELAHSADISDAMVFFRGKVAGIHLPAG, encoded by the coding sequence ATCGACAGCGCGCAGTTCCGCCAGGTTCTCGGCCACTTCCCGACAGGGGTGACCGTGATCACCGGCCTCGACGCCGAAGGCAACCCTCGCGGCGTGACCATCGGCTCGTTCACCTCCGTGTCGCTCGACCCGCCACTCGTCGGCTTCCTCCCCGGCAAGTCGTCCACGAGCTGGCCCGCCATCGCCGAGACGGGCCGCTTCCTCGTGAACGTGCTCGGCTCCAACCAGGGCGAGCTCTGCTGGCGCTTCGCGAAGGATTCCGAGAGTCGCTGCGACGGCCTGGAATGGGTGCCGGCGCCGTCGGGGCTGCCGATCCTGCCCGGGGTGGTGGCCTGGATCGACTGTTCGATCGAGCACGTGTACGAGATGGGCGACCACTGGTTCGTGCTCGGGCGGGTGAACGAGCTCGCCCATTCGGCCGACATCAGCGACGCGATGGTCTTCTTCCGCGGCAAGGTCGCCGGCATTCACCTGCCTGCGGGCTGA
- a CDS encoding MBL fold metallo-hydrolase, protein MSVDAPGELPLVFDMGTGLRYFGERQPHDGTFRGTCLLSHLHWDHTQGLPFFVPTLRDGARLEIYAPMQEDDCPVADVFAAMIRPPQFPIGLTHLPGTFQFNDVADDDFDVGGFAVKSRFVPHIGNTVGYRVTWKGRTLTYLSDHQMPYDGSFLLADGARELCEGADLLIHDAQYTVEDFAAKSTWGHCTVDYAVWVAIECGVKRLALFHHDPVRSDDRIDELLACARTFGRANGVDVFAACEGMNVEV, encoded by the coding sequence GTGAGCGTCGACGCGCCCGGCGAGCTGCCGCTCGTGTTCGACATGGGCACCGGGTTGCGCTACTTCGGTGAGCGCCAGCCCCACGACGGCACGTTCCGTGGCACATGCCTGCTCAGTCACCTCCACTGGGACCACACCCAGGGCCTGCCGTTCTTCGTGCCGACCCTGCGCGACGGCGCCCGGCTGGAGATCTACGCACCGATGCAGGAGGACGACTGCCCGGTGGCCGACGTCTTCGCCGCGATGATCCGCCCGCCGCAGTTCCCGATCGGGTTGACGCACCTGCCGGGCACGTTCCAGTTCAACGACGTCGCCGACGACGACTTCGACGTCGGCGGGTTCGCGGTGAAGAGCCGCTTCGTGCCCCACATCGGCAACACCGTCGGCTACCGCGTCACCTGGAAGGGCCGCACGCTCACGTACCTGAGCGACCACCAGATGCCCTACGACGGGTCGTTCCTGCTGGCCGACGGCGCCCGTGAGCTGTGCGAGGGGGCCGACCTCTTGATCCACGACGCGCAGTACACGGTCGAGGACTTCGCCGCGAAGAGCACCTGGGGCCACTGCACCGTCGACTACGCCGTCTGGGTGGCGATCGAGTGCGGCGTGAAGCGCCTCGCCCTCTTCCACCACGACCCGGTTCGCAGCGACGACCGCATCGACGAGCTGTTGGCCTGTGCCCGCACCTTCGGGCGCGCGAACGGCGTCGACGTGTTCGCCGCGTGTGAGGGGATGAACGTCGAGGTCTGA
- a CDS encoding alpha/beta hydrolase — translation MGDAGALDSGRVTVNGVELAYLAAGSGPLALCLHGFPDTAHTWRHLLPRLAAAGYRAVAPFLRGYAPSAVPADGRFQTAALSLDAIALHDALGGDVGEEAVIVGHDWGAMAATGAAVHAPQRWRRVVTLAVPPGPTVGASLLGNLAQLKRSWYMFFFQHPLADFVVAADDLKYIDMLWADWSPGFDATEDLALVKQSLRDPAHLQAALGYYRATLGAGYQDPALAELQVAGAQYPPQPMLYLHGRDDGCMGAEVAQAAADDAPGNVSVEILDGCGHFLHLERPDDVNDRIVEFLAR, via the coding sequence ATGGGGGATGCCGGAGCGTTGGACAGCGGTCGAGTGACGGTGAACGGCGTCGAGCTCGCTTACCTGGCGGCGGGGTCAGGGCCGCTCGCGCTCTGTCTGCACGGCTTCCCCGACACCGCCCACACCTGGCGCCACCTGCTCCCCCGGCTCGCCGCTGCGGGGTACCGCGCGGTCGCCCCGTTCCTGCGGGGTTACGCACCGTCGGCGGTACCCGCCGACGGCCGCTTCCAGACGGCCGCGCTGAGCCTCGACGCGATCGCCTTGCACGACGCGCTCGGCGGCGACGTCGGCGAGGAAGCGGTGATCGTCGGCCACGACTGGGGCGCGATGGCCGCGACGGGAGCGGCCGTGCACGCACCGCAGCGCTGGCGGCGCGTGGTCACGCTCGCTGTGCCGCCGGGGCCGACCGTCGGCGCCTCGCTGCTCGGCAACCTCGCCCAGTTGAAGCGCAGCTGGTACATGTTCTTCTTCCAGCACCCTCTCGCCGACTTCGTCGTCGCCGCCGACGATCTCAAGTACATCGACATGCTGTGGGCCGACTGGTCTCCCGGGTTCGACGCCACCGAGGACCTCGCTCTCGTGAAGCAGAGCTTGCGCGACCCGGCCCACCTGCAGGCCGCGCTCGGCTACTACCGCGCGACGCTCGGGGCCGGCTACCAGGACCCCGCGCTCGCCGAGCTCCAGGTCGCCGGTGCGCAGTACCCGCCCCAGCCGATGCTCTACCTCCACGGCCGCGACGACGGCTGCATGGGCGCCGAGGTCGCGCAGGCCGCCGCCGACGATGCGCCCGGCAACGTGAGCGTCGAGATCCTCGACGGCTGCGGCCACTTCCTGCACCTCGAGCGCCCCGACGACGTCAACGACCGCATCGTCGAGTTCCTGGCGCGATGA
- a CDS encoding thioredoxin family protein, which yields MTGIRPVLPDGLVVVVKQACETCRMIEPVLAQLAAAAGAPPGPGELTVFTQDDPAFPSAVAAHHDADLSVSWHHDIETVPTLIRVEHGEEVARTVGWWRAEWEAVSGVGDLGPGLPEQRPGCGSMSVDPDLSDELNVRFSGSELRSRRIQLAELEDEVEALYDRGWTDGLPVVAPTEARVLRMLEGTSLAPDEVVAVVPPDLVEVTVEKIAVNAVLAGCRPEYLPFVIAAVQAICTDEFNIHGVLATTMPVGPVIVANGPGTRAIGMGCGGNVLGQGNRANLTIGRAVQLVVRNVGGGRPGEVDRATHGNPGKLSFCFAEDELASPWTSLAESRGVPAGRDAVTVFAGEGPRCVVDQLTRDAAGLATSLAACLRSVHHPKLPLAFDAVLVVGPEHANRFREAGWDRERVLAEIDARLQLPGEEIVRGAGGIAEGVPEAFRELTLPKFRPGGLLLVHAGGGAGLFSAIIGGWANGDVGSQPVTREVVR from the coding sequence ATGACGGGTATCCGCCCGGTGCTCCCCGACGGCTTGGTGGTGGTCGTCAAGCAGGCGTGTGAGACCTGCCGGATGATCGAGCCCGTGCTCGCGCAGCTCGCCGCGGCAGCCGGCGCGCCGCCGGGGCCGGGCGAGCTCACCGTCTTCACCCAGGACGACCCGGCGTTCCCCTCTGCCGTCGCCGCTCACCACGACGCCGACCTGTCGGTGAGCTGGCACCACGACATCGAGACCGTGCCCACGTTGATCCGCGTCGAGCACGGCGAAGAGGTGGCCCGCACCGTCGGCTGGTGGCGGGCGGAGTGGGAGGCGGTGTCGGGCGTCGGCGACCTCGGGCCGGGCCTGCCCGAGCAACGCCCGGGATGCGGGTCGATGAGCGTCGATCCCGACCTGAGCGACGAGCTGAACGTCAGGTTCTCCGGCTCCGAGCTGCGCAGCCGGCGCATCCAGCTCGCCGAGCTCGAAGACGAGGTCGAGGCGCTCTACGACCGCGGGTGGACCGACGGTCTGCCCGTGGTGGCACCGACCGAGGCGAGGGTGCTGCGGATGCTGGAGGGCACCTCGCTCGCGCCGGACGAGGTGGTCGCCGTGGTGCCTCCCGACCTCGTCGAGGTGACCGTCGAGAAGATCGCCGTGAACGCGGTGCTCGCCGGATGCCGCCCCGAGTACCTGCCGTTCGTGATCGCCGCGGTGCAGGCGATCTGCACCGACGAGTTCAACATCCACGGAGTGCTCGCGACGACGATGCCGGTCGGCCCGGTGATCGTCGCCAACGGCCCGGGGACGCGGGCGATCGGGATGGGTTGTGGCGGCAACGTGCTCGGCCAGGGCAACCGCGCGAATCTCACCATCGGGCGGGCGGTGCAGCTCGTCGTGCGCAACGTCGGCGGCGGCCGCCCGGGCGAGGTCGACCGCGCCACCCACGGCAACCCGGGCAAGCTGTCGTTCTGCTTCGCCGAGGACGAGCTCGCTTCGCCGTGGACGTCGCTGGCCGAGTCCCGGGGCGTGCCTGCCGGACGCGACGCGGTGACCGTGTTCGCCGGCGAGGGGCCGCGCTGCGTCGTCGACCAGCTCACCCGCGACGCCGCTGGGCTCGCCACCTCGCTCGCCGCCTGCCTGCGCTCGGTCCACCACCCGAAGCTGCCGCTCGCGTTCGACGCCGTACTCGTCGTCGGGCCCGAGCACGCAAACCGCTTCCGTGAGGCGGGGTGGGACCGCGAGCGCGTGCTCGCCGAGATCGACGCCCGCTTGCAGCTCCCCGGCGAAGAGATCGTGCGCGGCGCGGGCGGCATCGCCGAAGGCGTGCCAGAGGCGTTCCGCGAGCTGACCTTGCCCAAGTTCCGCCCGGGCGGGCTGCTGCTCGTTCACGCCGGCGGTGGGGCCGGGCTGTTCTCTGCCATCATCGGGGGCTGGGCGAACGGGGACGTCGGCAGCCAGCCGGTCACGAGAGAGGTCGTTCGATGA